In one Serinus canaria isolate serCan28SL12 chromosome 2, serCan2020, whole genome shotgun sequence genomic region, the following are encoded:
- the GEM gene encoding GTP-binding protein GEM, which produces MTLNNVTMRRTHNSSLHQQQQRWSIPADGKNLLVQKDSNEYNPQKRYTISPDEYYRRSWSSESSDSVISSESGSNCYRVVLIGEHGVGKSSLANIFAGVHDSIDSDCEVLGEDTYERTLMVDGESATVILLDMWDNKREGEWIRDHCMQVGDAYLIVYSITDRASFEKASELRIQLRRARQKEDIPIILVGNKSDLVRCREVSVAEGRACAVVFDCKFIETSAAVQHNVKELFEGIVRQVRLRRDSKEKNEKRLALQKRRESIPKKARRFWGKIVAKNNKNMAFKLKSKSCHDLSVL; this is translated from the exons ATGACTCTCAACAACGTTACCATGCGTCGCACCCACAACAGCAgtctgcaccagcagcagcagcgatGGAGCATCCCTGCTGATGGGAAGAATCTGCTGGTCCAGAAAGACTCCAACGAGTACAACCCACAGAAACGATACACCATCAGTCCTGATGAATATTACAGGAGGAGCTGGTCCTCGGAGTCATCCGACTCCGTCATCTCCTCCGAGTCTGGCAGCAACTGCTACCGCGTGGTGCTGATCGGGGAGCACGGCGTGGGCAAGTCCTCACTGGCCAACATCTTTGCAGGGGTGCACGACAGCATTGACAGTGACTGTGAGGTCCTGGGAG aagACACGTATGAAAGAACTCTGATGGTGGATGGGGAAAGTGCGACTGTTATACTGCTCGACATGTGGGATAATAAG CGGGAGGGAGAATGGATTCGAGACCACTGCATGCAAGTGGGAGACGCCTACTTGATCGTCTACTCCATCACAGACCGGGCAAGCTTTGAGAAGGCCTCTGAGCTCAGGATACAGCTCCGCAGGGCACGCCAGAAAGAAGATATCCCCATTATTTTGGTTGGCAACAAAAGTGACCTTGTCAGGTGCCGTGAAGTTTCAGTGGCAG AGGGGCGAGCCTGCGCTGTCGTGTTTGACTGCAAGTTCATCGAGAcctcagcagctgtgcagcacaacGTGAAGGAGCTCTTCGAGGGCATCGTGCGGCAAGTCCGGCTCCGCAGggacagcaaggaaaagaaCGAGAAGCGCCTGGCGCTACAGAAACGGAGGGAGAGCATCCCCAAAAAAGCCAGGCGGTTTTGGGGCAAAATAGTTGCCAAGAACAACAAGAACATGGCCTTCAAACTCAAGTCCAAGTCTTGCCATGACCTATCAGTACTTTAA